TCTAGACCTGAATCTAACTAAATTTCTTACTCCACCATATAATGTTTGTCATTATTTCAGGAAATTACCGGTAATTTGGAAGGAAATGAAGGCAAAGACCGAGAACCTTTATGAAATGCATAGTGAAGGGGATTCTTGAATGAAATGTCGGCCTGATCTGGATACCCTTTTTTATTTCCGTTTTAAATTCCCTAGTTTATGAGGTTATTTCACCGCCTCATAAGGGTATAGACCATTCTATTAGTTTTTTTCAAAGGGGGAAATGAAATTATCATGAAATCATCAGTTACATTCATTGTATCCATTCTGGCTGTTCTCGGTCTTCTGTCCGGCTGTGCTGAAAAGGACCAGCTGGAGGATGGAAGCAAGCTGATCAATAAGGACCAGTTTGTTTTCGCTGCCTCAGGCGAATTCAAGCCATTCAGTTATGTCAATGATGACATGACCGTAACCGGATTCGATATTGAGGTCGGCGATGCAATAGCAAAGGAACTGGACCTGGAGCCAGTACCTAAACGGATAAAATTCAAAGGTATCGTGGAAGGTGTCAAAACCGGTCGGGCAGATGCCGCGGTTGCCAGTCATACAATCAATGAACAACGAAGTAAACATGTTGCCTTTTCGACCCCTTATTACTACTCAGGTCCTCAAATTTTCGTCCGCTCGGATAGTGATATTAAAACGGTCGAAGATTTAAAGGGAAAGGAAGTTGCGGCTTCTAAAGGCTCCACGTACGCAACCACAGCAGAAAAGTATACAACCAATGTAAAAACCTATGACAGTGATATCACCGCCCTGAAAGCATTGAGCGGAGGACGCCATGATGCCGTCATCACCGACTTCGTAACCGGCAAGGAAGCGGCCAAGGAAGGTTTCGACGTCGAAGGAAGGCAATTGATCGAACGAAGCGAGCAGGCCATCGTACTGCCTAACGACAACCCTCAGCTGCTTGCACGTATCAACGAAGCGCTTGAAAACCTCCGGGAAGATGGAACGCTTGCGGAAATCAGCAAAAAATACTTTGGTGAGGACATCACAACCAAGCCTGAATAAAGATTGATAGAAAGGGAGTCATTACATTGCCAAGTTTTTCTCATTTTTTTGATACATTATTTAACTCCTCGGACGTATTCATCCGAGCCATGCTCCTCACATTGGAACTGACGGTAGTCTCCATATTGGTAGGAATCGTCATCGGATTGCTATTTGCACTTTTAAAAATTTCCAACATAAAAATTCTTGCCTGGATTTCGGATACATATGTATTCCTGGTACGGGGAACACCGCTAATCGTACAGATATTCATACTCTATTTCGGTATCAGCAATCTCTTCTTACTGCCGGACTTCTGGGCGGCGTCACTTGCCTTGGCCTTCCATAATGGAGCTTATATTTCTGAAATTTTACGTGGTACGATCCAATCCATCGATAAAGGCCAAATGGAAGCCGGACGCTCCCTTGGCATGAGCAAATCGCTTACATTAAGAAGAATCATCTTACCTCAAGCCTTCCGTCGCGCATTGCCGCCTCTGGGCAACCAATTCATCATCGGGCTGAAAGATTCATCACTGGCAGCCTTCATCTCCATGAATGAGCTGTTTAACGTAGCGACTACGTTAGGTTCGAATAATTTCGATGAAATGACTTATTTACTGATTGTAGCGGTCTACTACTTGATTCTAGTGGCATTCCTGACCATTATCGTCAATTTATTCGAAAAGAAACTTTCCATTAGTGATCGATAGGGGGAATTGAAATGGAACAAAAAGAAATGATTCGCATTAGGAATTTAAATAAATCGTATGGAAACCTGCATGTACTCAAAGATATTGATATGAAGGTACTGGATAGCGATGTTGTCTGTCTGATCGGGCCAAGCGGTTCCGGAAAAAGCACCCTGCTTCGCTGTTTGAATTATTTAGAGAAAAAAGACAGCGGGCAAATCCTCATTGAAGGAACGGAAATCCAACCGAGTACTGATATTAATAAAATCCGCGAGAAAGTCGGAATGGTTTTTCAGCATTTCTACCTCTTCCCGCATATGACCGTGCTTGAAAATGTCATCGAGGCACCGACTCACGTCAAAAAAGTCCCTAAGGCCCAGGCGATCGAAGAAGCAAAAGAATTGCTTGCTAAAGTCGGCTTATCAGATAAAGCGGATGTCTATCCAAGCAAACTCTCAGGTGGGCAGAAGCAGCGTGTCGCCATAGCCCGTGCCCTTGCCATGAAGCCTGATATCCTACTCTTTGATGAGCCTACCTCGGCTCTGGATCCCGAACTTGTCGGGGAAGTTCTTGCCACGATGAAGGAACTTGCCTTGGAAGGGATGACAATGGTAGTCGTTACACATGAAATGAGCTTTGCACGTGAAGTTGGTGATTGGATTGTCTTCATGCATAATGGGAAGGTTGTCGAAAGTGGCCCACCAAAAGAATTCTTCACCAATCCAAAAGAAGAACGGACAAAAGAATTTTTGCAAACGACAGTCTTTTGATTTCCACCCTAAAAACTGTCTATTAGCGAGAATAATTCGTCCTCGAACTTAAATCACCATTATAAGCAATACAGGCGAGACTTCCTGTATTGCTTATTTGTTTTCTATATTCGTGGGATGGATCGTTCCCTAAGTTGCATGAACCAAGTTTCAGGGATATTTTCGCTCTGATTGTATAAACTAAATACTTGATGAATTGTTTCAGATAAACCCTGATTCCGGCTCGAACATGGAAAAATATCTGTATTTATGGTATATATACAGGTAAAATTAAAAGAAGTATATAAATGAAAGAGGTCGAATTCAGTTGGAAAATAACTCTTCGAATTTTATTAAAAATATTATAAAAGATGATCTAGAGTCCGGAAAACATGATCATGTCATCACCCGCTTCCCTCCTGAGCCGAACGGATATTTACATATCGGGCACGCCAAATCAATCATTTTGAATTTTGGGGTGGCTGATGATTTCAATGGGAAAACTAACCTTCGTTTCGATGATACGAATCCATTGAAAGAAGATATTGAGTTTGTCAACTCCATTAAGGAAGATGTAAAATGGCTCGGTTACGACTGGGATAACCTTTTCTTCGCTTCCGACTATTTTGATGAAATGTATAAAAGAGCTGTGCTGCTCATCAATAAAGGTCTCGCATATGTGGACGACCTTAATGCCGACCAAATCCGTGAATATCGCGGAACGCTGACTGAAGCGGGAAAAGATAGCCCCTATCGCAATAGAACTGTCGAGGAAAATCTTGAACTATTTGAAAAGATGCGCAACGGTGAATTCGAAAACGGGGCAAAAGTATTGCGTGCCAAGATCGATATGAGCTCGCCTAACATCAATTTGCGTGATCCCGTCATATACCGTATCTCCCATACTGAACACCATAATACCGGCAACAAATGGTGCATCTACCCAATGTATGCCTTTGCCCACCCAATTGAAGATGCCATCGAGGGAGTCACACACTCCATTTGTACGCTAGAGTTCGAGGATCAACGCCCTCTTTATGACTGGATCGTTGAAAATTGTGAAATGGAAAGCAAGCCAAAACAATATGAATTTGGCCGTCTTAACCTGACCAATACAGTAATGAGCAAGCGAAAACTGAAGCAGCTTGTCGATGAGGGCTTCGTGGACGGCTGGGACGACCCACGGATGCCTACCGTTTCAGGCTTGCGGAGACGCGGGTATACACCCGAAGCAATTCGTGCATTCTGCCAAGAGATTGGCGTCGCCAAAACAAGCGGTGTCGTAGACTCTCAAATGCTTGATCATTTCGTGCGGGAAGACTTAAAGCTGAAGGCTCCACGGACTATGGCTATCCTAAATCCGCTTAAAGTGGTCATCACCAACTATCCGGAAGGCGAGGTAGAGTGGCTGGATGCTGAGGTCAATCCGGAAGTCCCGGAAATGGGCACACGCCAAATCCCGTTTTCACGTGAAATATATATCGAACAGGACGATTTCCTGGAAAACCCGCCGAAAAAGTATTTCCGACTTTTCCCGGGCAATGAAGTCCGTTTGAAACATGCTTATTTCATTAAATGTGAAGAAGTGATAAAAGACGAAGCCGGTAACGTCATTGAACTTCGTTGCACATACGACATTGAAACGAAAAGCGGATCGGGCTTCACTGGCCGTAAAGTAAAAGGTACATTGCACTGGGTCGAAGCTTCACAAGCCGTTTCAGCAGAATTCCGCAACTACCAGCCTTTAATCTTGGATAAGGAAAATGATGAAGAGGAAGAAAAATCATTCCTGGACCGGGTAAACCCTGATTCTATAGAAATTTTACAAGGATTTGTCGAGCCTAACATGAAAGATGTTAAGCCTCAGGATAAATTCCAATTCTTCAGGCATGGCTATTATAATGTTGATTCAAAACTCACTGCGGCCGATCACTTGGTCTTCAACCAAATCGTTGGGTTGAAAAGTTCATTCAAGTTATAGAATCACAGAAAAGAACCAGATTCCTAGCGAATCTGGTTCTTTTTCATTCTCTGCACGTTATGTCATTTTTTCTCGTAAAGTTTGATCCCTTGCTTGGACAGGGCCTGCTTAAGAGTACTATGTGTCGAAACCTGACTAAAATCAAGACCTAACTGAATCGATGTCTGGGCCACTTCGGGACGAATCCCGGAAATGGTCGATTGAATGCCCAACAGGTTCAGGGTACTTATCAATTGATAGATCTGTTGGGCAACCATCGTATCCAATAGGGAGACTCCCGATAAATCGATGAATAAGTGAGTGACATTTTTGCTAATGCATTTGCTTGGAGTCGCATTCAAAATTTCCTTTGCCCGATAGGTATCGATTTCACCGATTAACGGCAATACCGCAATGGCATCAACAATGGGAATGACAGGTGCGCCCAGTTCATTAATCAGCTCCTGTTGAGCTAGTAAACGTTCTTTTGTCAAAAGGTAATACTGCTCTGTGAACTCACGGCTCAATTGGTCGAAGGCACCATTAATGAGCCGGCCCCACCGGATGATTGTATCCTTCGTTATCCCCGTATCGTTTAACATATAATCAGTGATAAAGGCCCAATATGTTTCACGAACCTTATTAAGCGCTTCCAACACTTCGTAAATGGGGGTGTACGATTCAACCCTGCTCTTCGCGACAAGTGTGGCCCACTGCTCCATCGTTGCAATAAAAGCATTTTTATCTTCCAGTAAAGCACTTGTCACTGTCTTGATGGTCAATGTATTCTGTTCTCTAAGAAGCTTTTCTATTTCCCCATTGGAGTCCATTGAATAGATGGATCCAGACTGCTTTTCCCTTAAAGCCAGCCAGTTTTCCGTAATCTTTGATGAATTATCAAGGATATATCGATATAAATTTTCATCTATTTTATCCATTTGTGTTCCCCTATCTCACTAGTTATTTCATTTTAAAAAGTAATAAAAAGTCTCCATATCCCTCTCTCTCCATTTCACTTTTAGGAATGAATCGAAGGGCCGCAGAGTTTATGCAATATCTCTTGCCTTTGGGACTTGGGCCATCAGGAAAAACATGTCCAAGGTGTGAATCGGCGTCCCTGCTGCGCACCTCGGTCCGGGTCATACGGTGGCTGAGATCCATTTTTTCATTGACACTTGCGGACATGACGGGCTTGGTGAAGCTTGGCCACCCACAACCGCTATCATACTTATCCCGTGAACTGAATAGAGGCTCCCCAGAAACGACATCCACATAGATGCCCTCTTCAAAGTGATCCCAATAAGCATTATCGAAAGGCGGCTCCGTGCCATTTTCCTGGGTGACATGAAACTGACTCTCCGTTAAGGTCTTTCTAAGATGTGCATTATCCTTAGGCCAATTTTCTTTAATGAAAGCATCACGGCCTGACCCTTTACGATACAATGCATAGCGAAACTGATTTTTCCGATAGAATTCTTGATGATATTCCTCAGCCACGTAAAATTTCCCCGAGGGTAGAATACCCGTAACGATAGGTTTCTTAAACCGCCCGCTCATCATTAAATCTTCCTTCGATTGTTTTGCCTCCTGTTTCTGACGTTCATTGAGATAGAAAATGGCTGCCCTGTATTGCTTTCCCCTATCCGCGAATTGTCCTTCGTCATCCGTAGGGTCGACTTGGCGCCAGAATATCTCTAATAACGTTTTATAGGAAATGATTGATGGATCGAATACCACTTGAACCGCTTCAACATGATCAGTCGCACCGGTAATCACTTGTTTATAACTGGGCGCGGCAAATTCTCCGCCTGTATAACCTGATGTCACTGAAATAATGCCATCCATTTCATCAAAGGGAGCAACCATGCACCAAAAACAGCCTCCTGCAAAGACAGCCGTTTCTTTTCCAGCCATCGTCATCCTAAAACTCCCCTTTCACGCTTGTCATTTTATGTATTATATACCAGCAAGCCAAACGCCTTCAAATTCAAAAATTATTTTTCTCTTTTTGCTGCACAAATATAAAAAGAGGCACTTAGGAGTAAACCCAAGTGCCCTTTTGTGTTAGATCTTTTAATTAAAGTATCACGCTTACAATGATCGCTGATAGGATGCTGACAAGAGTCGCACCGTATAACAGCTTCAAGCCGAAACGGGCTACAACATTACCCTGTTTTTCATGAAGTCCTTTGACTGCACCGGCAATGATTCCAATAGATGAGAAATTAGCGAATGAAACCAAGAAAACCGAAACGATCCCTATCGTCCTATCGCTCAAGGCTGCTGATGCTTCCCCTAGGCTCAGCATGGCAACGAATTCATTCGTTACCAGCTTCGTCGCCATGATTCCGCCAGCAGTCACGGTTTCTGATATCGGTACACCCATGATAAAGGCAAACGGTGCAAAGATATACCCCATGATGTCTTGGAAGCTGATTCCGAAGATCATGTCGAACACGCTGTTAATTCCTGCGATTAATGCAACGAAACCAATTAACATCGCTGCCACAGTGATAGCAACCTTAAATCCATCCATGATATATTCCCCAAGCATTTCGAAGAAAGACTGCTTCTCTGCCCCTTCCTCAATAGGGAGAATATCCTCTTCATCCGTTACGGTATAAGGATTGATAATGGATGCAATGATAAATCCACCGAACATGTTAATAACAATTGCCGTCACAACGTACTTTGGTTCAATCATCGTCATATATGCACCGACGATCGACATCGATACAGTTGACATGGCTGATGCACAAAGCGTATACATGCGAGATGGCGGAATGGCTCCGAGTTGTTTTTTCAAGGTTATGAAAACCTCGGATTGGCCCACTATTGCTGATGCAACCGCATTGTAAGATTCCAATTTACCCATCCCATTAACCTTACTTAGAACAAATCCAATCCACTTCATGATGAACGGAAGAATCTTGAAGTGCTGTAAAATCCCGATTAATGCCGAGATGAAGACGATTGGAAGAAGGACATTTAAAAAGAATGGCGATGCTCCTTCATTTACAATCCCGCCAAATACAAATGTGATCCCTTCATTTGCCCATTCTAAAAGTTTTCCGAAACCATCGGCAATCGAATTGATGATCACTAAACCAAACTTCGTATTCAATAATAAATAAGTTAAAATAAGCTGAATGACCACCATGAGGATGATCGGTTTAATTTTAACTTTCTTCCGGTCACTGCTGGCTAATAAAGCTAGTCCAAAAACAATAAGCAGCCCTAAAATTGCAATCAGAAATTTCATATATTCTGCCTCCACTAAGGGTGAATTTTATGATCGTGCATTACTAGTAGGTTACCCTCAAAAAAATTATGCAAACGTTTTCTCTTTTATCCAAAATACATGTACGTACCTCTCTAGAAGTCTATATTAAACTAATATTTTTTTAAGTGCAATTATTATTTCCCTTTTTTGAAATAACAATTAGTGACAATAATGGGTTCATGAATTAAAAAAGAAGGCTCCCCTTCGAAAGGAGCCTTCTCTTTCCTCAAGTATTATTGACTTTTTAGGCTGCTGTTTTTCTGGATATCACCGACATCGCTAATCCAGCGCCTCCAACGATAAAGATGATGGTGGATGCGGCCAAGCCACCTGCCCCTTGATAAAAGCCGATCAATTTCCCTGCAAAAGAGTCTCTGCCTTGGAAACCGCCACCGCTTGGCATCTCTCCTGGAGTCCCGGAACCCTTAGGACCGCCTTGCGGAGTGCCCTGCATATCATTTGATGCCGTTCCCGTAGTTGAAGTTGAATCGTTGGTTTCCGTACTGCTATTAGCCGATTCTTCTGTATCATCCGATTCTGTGCTGCGGTCGGCAGGCTGACCCATCATAGCCTGTCGATTCACGGGTTCATTGCCGCTGCCATCCACATACATCATGACCCCGATGACTGCTTGGGCCATTAAAAGGACCGATGCCAATATTCCAACCGAAAAGTGTAACTTACCAAGTCTTTTCATCAATGGTTTTCGCCTCCGAAAATAAATGTATTTATAAGATGATCATCTAAAAAGACCCTTAATTTTTCCTTAAGCAACAAGGAAAAAAGTAAGGGTCCTTTTCGTATTGGATGGCATTATTGTTGGATTAATTTTTCTTTTGATTTCTCGGAAAAGTGATTTCAAACCGGGTGCGTTCATTCTGTTCACTCGTAACCTTGATGTTCCCTTGATGTGTGCTTACAATCCATTTGGCTATGGATAAACCTAAGCCGGAGCCTTCATTTGCTGAACGGGATTGCTCGACTTGATAAAAACGGTTAAAAATCAAGGGGAGATCTTCCTGCGGAATGCCTTCTCCATTATCCTCAACAGTAAGAATGATGGATGAAGCATTCTTGATGCAGGATAGGGAAATCTCCCCGCCTTCCTCGGTAAATTTCATGGCATTATCCACCAAGATCACCAATAGCTGATGAATTCTCTCTTTATCCCCATGAAACACCACCTGTTCAGGAGCATGGCTAATGATTGATTTCTCTTGAAAAGAAGCTATATCCCTATACTGTTCCACGATATCCATTAGTAAATCATCAAGGAAAAAGTTCGATTTCTTAACCTCGATTTGATTCGAATCCGTTCTGGTCAAGGTTAAAAGTCCATTAACAAGCTTATTCAATCGCCGGACTTCTTTAGAAATGATGGATATATCAACGGCCTTTTCCTCGATGGTCGCGTTCGGTGATTGAAATAGCAAATCAGCCCGCGATTGAATGACAGCAAGCGGCGTGCGAATTTCATGCGAAGCATCCGAGACAAACTGCTGCTGCTGATCCCAGGATTTCTTGACAGGGATCAGGGCCCGTCCTGCCAGAAGATAGCCTGCGCCTACCGCCACCAAACTTCCAATCCCTCCACCAACAAACAAGATGAGCAGCAAGCGATCGAGCATTTCTTTTTCTGTATCCACATTCCTGATGAATTGTACGGTCATCTTTCCATACTCCGTATCGACCTTGGTGGAAAGTGCACGGTACGTGTATCCATTCACCGATATTTCTTCAATCTCTTCAAATCTTTCAGGGTAAAATTCCAATTCATTGACCTTATAGAAATTGTCTGCACTTAGTCTTGGCTCAATGATCGTATCATCCGGCCCCCAAATGATGACGCTCGGTCCCGGTCCTAAGAGAAACTCACCTTGCGGACGTCCGCCTGGCCTGCCTCCATTATTGAAATCCCTGTAATCCTGTTGAAGTGAATCATTGACATCCCTATAAATCTGATTTTCCGTATAAAAATAAATTGTTCTGCTTAAAATGGCTATTAAGACAATAAAGACAATAGAATTCAATATGGTTAGTTGAAGGCGTGTTTTTTGGAACATAATGATCCCCTTATGGTTGTTTTAGCATATAACCAATACCCCGGACGGTTTGAATATCTTTATGGTAATTGAAAGGTTCCAATTTTTTTCTAAGGTGATGGATGAACACTTCCACAATGGCAATCGTCGTATCTGAATCAAACCCCCAAATGCGGTCGAAAATCTGCTCACGGGTCAATATTTTCCCATTATTTTGAATTAGGTATTCCAGTAATTCAAACTGTTTCAAGGTCATTTTAATGACCTTCCCATCAATTAAAATATCCTTTTCTTTTTCCAACAGTTCAATATTACGGTATTTCACATGCTGCTCAAGCGATAAAATGCCACTCCTTCGAAGCAGGGCACGAATCCTAGCCTTAAGTTCCGGTGCCTGAAACGGCTTGACTAAATAATCATCGCCACCCATTTCCAATCCTCTGACACGATCCTCAAGTGCATCTTTTGCCGTCAAAAACAAGACACTTGTATCTATTTTTGCTTCCCTGATTTTCCGTACGATTTCAAATCCATCGATTCCCGGAAGCATTACATCCAAAATGATGATATCGTATATACTTTGCTGAGCCATGAATAGCCCATCTTCCCCATTATCCGCAGTATCCACTTCATACTCATCCGTCAGAATCTGTCGGATCGACTCTAATAATGAAACATTATCTTCTACCACCAAAACCTTCATGCAGGGTACCTCCCAACCGCCTCAATAGTGATATATGTTGATTTTATCCTTTTTCATATGCAAAAGAAAGCGGGCTTTTAATCGCCTGCTTTCTTTCAAATTGTGTGTTCATTCGTGACGCAGTGCCTGGATTGGATTTAATTTGGATGCCTTATTGGCAGGAAATACACCAAACATTATCCCGATTAAAATGGAGAATAAGAAAGCAAACAGTGTTACCGACCATGAATAACTGATCGTTAAGCTTGAAAAAACTGAAATCAATTTTGCGATTCCCAATCCGATTCCAACCCCCAACAATCCCCCGAAGCAGCTCAGGACCATCGCTTCAATCAAAAACTGAAGAAGAATCGATTTCCGATTTGCCCCAATTGCTTTTCTAATCCCGATTTCCTTGGTCCTTTCTGATACGGAAACCAACATGATATTCATGATCCCGATTCCGCCCACCAGTAACGAAATACTGGCTATACCGCCAAGCATGAGTGTGAACGTATCCGACACAGAGCTCATTGTATCCATCAGACCTTCTTGATTGGACACCGAATAATTATCACTCTGTTCTGGGAATGATGTGGTCA
This sequence is a window from Brevibacillus sp. JNUCC-41. Protein-coding genes within it:
- the msrB gene encoding peptide-methionine (R)-S-oxide reductase MsrB translates to MTMAGKETAVFAGGCFWCMVAPFDEMDGIISVTSGYTGGEFAAPSYKQVITGATDHVEAVQVVFDPSIISYKTLLEIFWRQVDPTDDEGQFADRGKQYRAAIFYLNERQKQEAKQSKEDLMMSGRFKKPIVTGILPSGKFYVAEEYHQEFYRKNQFRYALYRKGSGRDAFIKENWPKDNAHLRKTLTESQFHVTQENGTEPPFDNAYWDHFEEGIYVDVVSGEPLFSSRDKYDSGCGWPSFTKPVMSASVNEKMDLSHRMTRTEVRSRDADSHLGHVFPDGPSPKGKRYCINSAALRFIPKSEMEREGYGDFLLLFKMK
- a CDS encoding transporter substrate-binding domain-containing protein, with protein sequence MKSSVTFIVSILAVLGLLSGCAEKDQLEDGSKLINKDQFVFAASGEFKPFSYVNDDMTVTGFDIEVGDAIAKELDLEPVPKRIKFKGIVEGVKTGRADAAVASHTINEQRSKHVAFSTPYYYSGPQIFVRSDSDIKTVEDLKGKEVAASKGSTYATTAEKYTTNVKTYDSDITALKALSGGRHDAVITDFVTGKEAAKEGFDVEGRQLIERSEQAIVLPNDNPQLLARINEALENLREDGTLAEISKKYFGEDITTKPE
- a CDS encoding NupC/NupG family nucleoside CNT transporter, which gives rise to MKFLIAILGLLIVFGLALLASSDRKKVKIKPIILMVVIQLILTYLLLNTKFGLVIINSIADGFGKLLEWANEGITFVFGGIVNEGASPFFLNVLLPIVFISALIGILQHFKILPFIMKWIGFVLSKVNGMGKLESYNAVASAIVGQSEVFITLKKQLGAIPPSRMYTLCASAMSTVSMSIVGAYMTMIEPKYVVTAIVINMFGGFIIASIINPYTVTDEEDILPIEEGAEKQSFFEMLGEYIMDGFKVAITVAAMLIGFVALIAGINSVFDMIFGISFQDIMGYIFAPFAFIMGVPISETVTAGGIMATKLVTNEFVAMLSLGEASAALSDRTIGIVSVFLVSFANFSSIGIIAGAVKGLHEKQGNVVARFGLKLLYGATLVSILSAIIVSVIL
- a CDS encoding glutamine--tRNA ligase/YqeY domain fusion protein, translating into MENNSSNFIKNIIKDDLESGKHDHVITRFPPEPNGYLHIGHAKSIILNFGVADDFNGKTNLRFDDTNPLKEDIEFVNSIKEDVKWLGYDWDNLFFASDYFDEMYKRAVLLINKGLAYVDDLNADQIREYRGTLTEAGKDSPYRNRTVEENLELFEKMRNGEFENGAKVLRAKIDMSSPNINLRDPVIYRISHTEHHNTGNKWCIYPMYAFAHPIEDAIEGVTHSICTLEFEDQRPLYDWIVENCEMESKPKQYEFGRLNLTNTVMSKRKLKQLVDEGFVDGWDDPRMPTVSGLRRRGYTPEAIRAFCQEIGVAKTSGVVDSQMLDHFVREDLKLKAPRTMAILNPLKVVITNYPEGEVEWLDAEVNPEVPEMGTRQIPFSREIYIEQDDFLENPPKKYFRLFPGNEVRLKHAYFIKCEEVIKDEAGNVIELRCTYDIETKSGSGFTGRKVKGTLHWVEASQAVSAEFRNYQPLILDKENDEEEEKSFLDRVNPDSIEILQGFVEPNMKDVKPQDKFQFFRHGYYNVDSKLTAADHLVFNQIVGLKSSFKL
- a CDS encoding STAS domain-containing protein, encoding MDKIDENLYRYILDNSSKITENWLALREKQSGSIYSMDSNGEIEKLLREQNTLTIKTVTSALLEDKNAFIATMEQWATLVAKSRVESYTPIYEVLEALNKVRETYWAFITDYMLNDTGITKDTIIRWGRLINGAFDQLSREFTEQYYLLTKERLLAQQELINELGAPVIPIVDAIAVLPLIGEIDTYRAKEILNATPSKCISKNVTHLFIDLSGVSLLDTMVAQQIYQLISTLNLLGIQSTISGIRPEVAQTSIQLGLDFSQVSTHSTLKQALSKQGIKLYEKK
- a CDS encoding response regulator transcription factor — its product is MKVLVVEDNVSLLESIRQILTDEYEVDTADNGEDGLFMAQQSIYDIIILDVMLPGIDGFEIVRKIREAKIDTSVLFLTAKDALEDRVRGLEMGGDDYLVKPFQAPELKARIRALLRRSGILSLEQHVKYRNIELLEKEKDILIDGKVIKMTLKQFELLEYLIQNNGKILTREQIFDRIWGFDSDTTIAIVEVFIHHLRKKLEPFNYHKDIQTVRGIGYMLKQP
- a CDS encoding sensor histidine kinase, with translation MFQKTRLQLTILNSIVFIVLIAILSRTIYFYTENQIYRDVNDSLQQDYRDFNNGGRPGGRPQGEFLLGPGPSVIIWGPDDTIIEPRLSADNFYKVNELEFYPERFEEIEEISVNGYTYRALSTKVDTEYGKMTVQFIRNVDTEKEMLDRLLLILFVGGGIGSLVAVGAGYLLAGRALIPVKKSWDQQQQFVSDASHEIRTPLAVIQSRADLLFQSPNATIEEKAVDISIISKEVRRLNKLVNGLLTLTRTDSNQIEVKKSNFFLDDLLMDIVEQYRDIASFQEKSIISHAPEQVVFHGDKERIHQLLVILVDNAMKFTEEGGEISLSCIKNASSIILTVEDNGEGIPQEDLPLIFNRFYQVEQSRSANEGSGLGLSIAKWIVSTHQGNIKVTSEQNERTRFEITFPRNQKKN
- a CDS encoding amino acid ABC transporter permease — translated: MPSFSHFFDTLFNSSDVFIRAMLLTLELTVVSILVGIVIGLLFALLKISNIKILAWISDTYVFLVRGTPLIVQIFILYFGISNLFLLPDFWAASLALAFHNGAYISEILRGTIQSIDKGQMEAGRSLGMSKSLTLRRIILPQAFRRALPPLGNQFIIGLKDSSLAAFISMNELFNVATTLGSNNFDEMTYLLIVAVYYLILVAFLTIIVNLFEKKLSISDR
- a CDS encoding amino acid ABC transporter ATP-binding protein, with the translated sequence MEQKEMIRIRNLNKSYGNLHVLKDIDMKVLDSDVVCLIGPSGSGKSTLLRCLNYLEKKDSGQILIEGTEIQPSTDINKIREKVGMVFQHFYLFPHMTVLENVIEAPTHVKKVPKAQAIEEAKELLAKVGLSDKADVYPSKLSGGQKQRVAIARALAMKPDILLFDEPTSALDPELVGEVLATMKELALEGMTMVVVTHEMSFAREVGDWIVFMHNGKVVESGPPKEFFTNPKEERTKEFLQTTVF